A window from Desulfonatronovibrio magnus encodes these proteins:
- a CDS encoding sigma-70 family RNA polymerase sigma factor: MNMENKNFEIAEKADCSDQKVLSQKVQEIAGTKMESSDKGFGSADGFSVYMRRLSHYPVTSAEEQLEMARRYQDKGDQDAACMLVYSNLRLVVKIAMKYQRKWMNNNLDLIQEGNVGLMKALQKFDTQRGVTFSYYASFWIKAYILKYIMDNWRIVKVGTSHAQRSLFYNLSREEQRLESQGVKPDSETISKILDVSESDVVEMGQIMGSHDLSLDMPYKGDSDVAPKDILPTTDEGVENTYLQKETAVFLREKIREMLPELNYREKDIIRLRLMADSPLSLRKIGEKYHITRERVRQIESKLLGKIKGHIQDDRDDFSAEWIGGV, encoded by the coding sequence ATGAATATGGAAAATAAGAACTTTGAAATTGCAGAGAAGGCTGATTGTTCAGATCAAAAAGTTCTGTCTCAGAAGGTCCAGGAAATAGCAGGCACTAAAATGGAATCCAGCGACAAAGGCTTCGGCAGTGCTGACGGGTTTAGTGTATATATGCGGAGACTGAGCCATTACCCCGTCACGAGCGCAGAAGAGCAGCTGGAGATGGCCAGAAGATATCAGGACAAAGGAGATCAGGATGCCGCCTGCATGCTCGTCTATTCCAACCTGCGGCTGGTGGTGAAAATTGCCATGAAATATCAGCGAAAGTGGATGAACAACAATCTGGATCTGATTCAGGAAGGTAATGTAGGGCTCATGAAAGCTTTACAGAAATTTGATACTCAACGGGGCGTAACATTTTCTTATTACGCTTCGTTCTGGATCAAGGCCTATATCTTAAAATATATCATGGACAACTGGCGTATAGTTAAAGTCGGGACCTCTCATGCACAGCGCAGCCTGTTCTACAACCTGAGCAGGGAAGAGCAGCGCCTGGAGTCCCAGGGAGTAAAACCTGATTCAGAGACAATCTCAAAAATACTGGATGTATCTGAGTCTGATGTTGTGGAAATGGGGCAGATAATGGGCAGCCATGATCTTTCTCTGGATATGCCATACAAAGGTGATTCCGATGTTGCCCCCAAAGATATTCTGCCCACCACGGATGAGGGAGTTGAAAATACATATCTGCAGAAGGAAACAGCAGTTTTCTTGAGAGAGAAAATCAGGGAAATGCTTCCTGAACTTAATTACCGGGAAAAAGACATAATCAGATTGCGGCTCATGGCGGACTCACCCCTTTCACTGAGAAAAATCGGTGAAAAATACCATATTACCAGAGAAAGAGTGCGCCAGATTGAATCAAAACTTCTGGGCAAGATAAAAGGTCATATTCAGGATGATCGGGATGACTTTTCAGCAGAGTGGATTGGAGGTGTTTGA